A genomic segment from Stappia indica encodes:
- a CDS encoding glutathione S-transferase N-terminal domain-containing protein: MSATQTKPIELHYWPTPNGWKVSILLEELGVPYNLNLVNIGAGDQFKPEFLKISPNNRMPAIVDPEGPGGEPISVFESGAILQYLGRKFGRFYPTDERSRVKVDEWLMWQMGGFGPMLGQNHHFRVYAPEKIPYAMDRYLNETHRLYGVLDKQLAGRDFVADEYSIADMAIVGWATGWERQGMELGKDFPNVQRWLEALKARPAVERGLAVGREMREQLNLASDKGAQSVLFGQRAR; the protein is encoded by the coding sequence ATGTCCGCGACCCAGACCAAGCCCATCGAACTGCATTACTGGCCGACCCCGAACGGCTGGAAAGTCTCGATCCTGCTGGAGGAACTCGGCGTTCCCTACAATCTCAACCTCGTCAATATCGGCGCGGGCGACCAGTTCAAGCCGGAGTTCCTGAAGATCTCGCCGAACAACCGCATGCCGGCCATCGTCGATCCGGAAGGCCCGGGCGGCGAGCCGATCTCGGTCTTCGAATCCGGTGCGATCCTGCAGTATCTCGGGCGCAAGTTCGGCCGGTTCTACCCGACCGACGAGCGCAGCCGCGTCAAGGTCGACGAGTGGCTGATGTGGCAGATGGGCGGCTTCGGCCCGATGCTCGGCCAGAACCATCATTTCCGCGTCTATGCGCCGGAAAAGATCCCTTACGCCATGGACCGCTATCTCAACGAGACGCACCGGCTCTACGGCGTTCTCGACAAGCAGCTCGCCGGGCGCGATTTCGTTGCCGACGAGTATTCCATCGCCGACATGGCCATCGTCGGCTGGGCGACCGGCTGGGAGCGGCAGGGCATGGAGCTCGGCAAGGACTTTCCGAACGTCCAGCGTTGGCTGGAGGCGCTGAAGGCGCGCCCGGCGGTCGAACGCGGCCTTGCCGTTGGCCGCGAGATGCGCGAGCAGCTCAACCTTGCCAGCGACAAGGGCGCCCAGTCGGTGCTGTTCGGCCAGCGCGCGCGCTGA
- a CDS encoding type II toxin-antitoxin system RelE/ParE family toxin, producing the protein MNSFHKVLQAAFYVSTAGKRPVREWLMELAPEDRKTIGEDIATLEFCWPIGKPKCAPIHGVKSLYEVRSNISSGRIARVLFVLVGNRMVLLHGFVKKTQQTPEKELKLAITRMKEVLRHG; encoded by the coding sequence ATGAACTCGTTTCACAAGGTCCTGCAGGCCGCATTCTATGTCTCTACCGCCGGCAAGCGGCCGGTGCGCGAATGGTTGATGGAACTGGCGCCGGAGGATCGCAAGACCATCGGCGAGGACATCGCGACGCTGGAGTTCTGCTGGCCCATCGGCAAGCCGAAATGCGCGCCGATCCATGGCGTGAAGAGCCTGTACGAGGTCCGCTCGAACATTTCTTCCGGCAGGATTGCCCGCGTGCTGTTCGTCCTTGTCGGCAACCGGATGGTGCTGTTGCACGGCTTCGTCAAGAAGACCCAGCAGACGCCGGAGAAGGAACTCAAACTGGCGATCACGCGCATGAAGGAGGTGCTACGCCATGGCTGA
- a CDS encoding TerC family protein — protein sequence MEFLADPNIWIGLVTLVLLEVVLGIDNLVFIAILADKLPPDQRNKARLIGLSLALFMRIALLFSISWIVTLTNPLFSLGGFSFSGRDLILIIGGLFLLFKGTMELHERLEGAQGHKSGKVVHAVFWQVIVQIVVLDAVFSLDSVITAVGMVNNLWVMIAAVCIAMAVMMIASKPLMAFVSKHPTVVILCLGFLLMIGFSLVVEGFGQHIPKGYLYAAIGFSVLIEAFNQVGRHNREQLVVSGNLRERTSEAVLRMLGGRVGEQPLGETVDVIAEQAALGELFKPEEQDMIRGVLGLGQRPVSSIMTPSNELEWLDLDKPDEELRAAIRRLTHGRVVLARGSVDEFVGVALTKDLLNAVIGGEAIDWAQLMRQPGVVHEMTDVLTVMELLRRSPVQMAMVIDEYGSLEGIATPTDVLEAIAGEFPDMDEEAAALQQQEDGSWTVDAFIDIRQLSTAIGRDLVDEANRYSTLAGYILSQLGHLPKVGDVLETGGLCFEILSLEKRAIGRVRISPVETEAPPHG from the coding sequence ATGGAATTTCTGGCAGATCCGAACATCTGGATCGGGCTCGTCACCCTGGTGCTGCTGGAGGTGGTGCTCGGCATCGACAACCTCGTGTTCATCGCCATCCTGGCCGACAAGCTGCCGCCCGACCAGCGCAACAAGGCGCGCCTGATCGGCCTGTCGCTGGCGCTGTTCATGCGTATTGCGCTGCTGTTCTCGATCTCCTGGATCGTCACGCTGACCAACCCGCTGTTCTCGCTGGGCGGCTTTTCCTTCTCCGGGCGCGACCTGATCCTGATCATCGGCGGCCTGTTCCTGCTGTTCAAGGGCACGATGGAGCTGCACGAGCGGCTCGAGGGTGCGCAGGGGCACAAGAGCGGCAAGGTCGTCCACGCGGTGTTCTGGCAGGTGATCGTGCAGATCGTCGTGCTGGATGCGGTGTTCTCTCTCGACAGCGTGATCACCGCCGTCGGCATGGTCAACAATCTGTGGGTGATGATCGCGGCGGTCTGCATCGCCATGGCGGTGATGATGATCGCCTCCAAGCCGCTGATGGCCTTCGTCTCCAAGCATCCGACGGTGGTGATCCTGTGCCTCGGGTTCCTGCTGATGATCGGCTTCAGCCTGGTGGTGGAAGGCTTCGGCCAGCACATTCCGAAGGGCTATCTCTATGCCGCCATCGGCTTCTCGGTGCTGATCGAGGCGTTCAACCAGGTCGGCCGCCACAACCGCGAGCAGCTGGTCGTCTCCGGAAACCTGCGCGAGCGTACCTCCGAGGCGGTGCTGCGCATGCTGGGCGGCAGGGTCGGCGAGCAGCCGCTGGGCGAGACGGTCGACGTGATCGCCGAGCAGGCGGCCTTGGGCGAATTGTTCAAGCCCGAGGAGCAGGACATGATCCGCGGCGTGCTGGGGCTCGGCCAGCGGCCGGTGAGTTCGATCATGACGCCGTCCAACGAGCTGGAATGGCTGGACCTCGACAAGCCGGACGAGGAGCTGCGCGCCGCGATCCGCCGGCTCACCCACGGGCGGGTGGTGCTGGCGCGCGGCAGCGTCGACGAGTTCGTCGGCGTGGCGCTGACCAAGGACCTGCTCAATGCGGTGATCGGCGGCGAGGCGATCGACTGGGCGCAGCTGATGCGCCAGCCGGGCGTCGTGCACGAGATGACCGACGTGCTGACGGTGATGGAGCTGCTGCGCCGCTCGCCGGTGCAGATGGCGATGGTGATCGACGAATACGGCTCGCTGGAAGGCATCGCCACGCCCACCGACGTGCTGGAGGCGATCGCCGGCGAGTTCCCGGACATGGACGAGGAGGCGGCCGCGCTGCAGCAGCAGGAAGACGGCTCCTGGACGGTGGACGCCTTCATCGACATCCGCCAGCTCAGCACCGCCATCGGCCGGGACCTCGTCGACGAGGCCAACCGCTACTCGACGCTGGCCGGCTACATCCTGTCCCAGCTGGGGCACCTGCCGAAGGTGGGCGATGTGCTCGAGACCGGGGGCCTGTGCTTCGAGATCCTGTCGCTGGAAAAGCGCGCCATCGGCAGGGTGCGCATCTCTCCGGTCGAGACCGAGGCGCCCCCGCATGGGTAA
- a CDS encoding fatty acid desaturase has product MQNTDCRPAEKPRSWNASLAKYRKPSTARSVFEIITSLLPFAALWAAAAVLVNHGQWWGLVLTVPAAGLLVRLFMLQHDCGHGSLFSQRRLNDWTGRALGVLTFTPYDYWRRTHAIHHASTGNLDQRGIGDIDTLTVREYQALPWSGRLRYRLYRHPLVMFGLGPAWLFVCQYRLPIGMMRGGLEPWLSTLATNLCIAAMAALLIWAAGLGPFLMIQGLIILMAATVGVWLFYVQHQFEETHWTGSGEWNFQTAALEGSSHYDLPPILQWFTGNIGIHHVHHLSSKIPFYRLGEVMRDFPELRDMNRITLRQSFGCVKLVLWDEDTRRLVTFRQARTASVAA; this is encoded by the coding sequence TTGCAGAACACCGACTGCCGACCTGCGGAAAAGCCGCGCTCCTGGAACGCCTCGCTGGCCAAGTATCGCAAGCCGAGCACGGCGCGCAGCGTCTTCGAGATCATAACCAGCCTTTTGCCCTTCGCGGCCCTTTGGGCGGCGGCGGCGGTGCTGGTGAATCACGGCCAGTGGTGGGGCCTCGTCCTGACCGTGCCGGCCGCCGGCCTTCTCGTGCGCCTGTTCATGCTGCAGCACGATTGCGGGCACGGCTCGCTGTTCTCGCAGCGCAGGCTCAACGACTGGACGGGCCGTGCGCTCGGCGTTTTGACCTTCACGCCCTACGACTACTGGCGGCGGACCCACGCCATCCACCACGCCTCGACCGGCAATCTCGACCAGCGCGGCATCGGCGACATCGACACGCTGACGGTCAGGGAGTACCAGGCGCTGCCCTGGAGCGGGCGGCTGCGCTACCGGCTCTACCGGCATCCGCTGGTGATGTTCGGGCTGGGGCCCGCATGGCTGTTCGTGTGCCAGTATCGCCTGCCCATCGGCATGATGCGCGGCGGCCTGGAGCCGTGGCTCTCGACGCTCGCCACCAACCTGTGCATCGCCGCCATGGCCGCGCTGCTCATCTGGGCGGCCGGGCTTGGGCCTTTCCTGATGATCCAGGGGCTGATCATCCTGATGGCGGCGACCGTCGGCGTCTGGCTGTTCTACGTCCAGCACCAGTTCGAGGAAACGCACTGGACGGGGAGCGGCGAGTGGAACTTCCAGACCGCAGCGCTGGAGGGCAGCTCGCATTACGACCTGCCGCCGATCCTGCAGTGGTTCACCGGCAATATCGGCATCCACCACGTGCATCACCTGTCCAGCAAGATCCCGTTTTATCGCCTCGGCGAGGTGATGCGCGACTTCCCCGAACTGCGCGACATGAACCGCATCACCCTGCGCCAGAGCTTCGGCTGCGTGAAGCTCGTCCTGTGGGACGAGGACACCCGCCGGCTGGTCACGTTCCGCCAGGCCCGCACGGCCAGCGTTGCGGCGTGA
- a CDS encoding DUF3419 family protein yields MLSGQASNTKSVNAGRGALLGRAVHRNRALSGEGALERLFTLAFQGLVYPQIWEDPEIDMDALEIGRDHKVVTIASGGCNVLSYLTADPASITAVDLNRAHVALTRLKLAAVKHLPGHEAFYRFFGKADEKGNVEAYNRFLRERLDPETREYWEKRGLTGRKRITLFARDLYHHGLLGYFIGAGHFVARVYGIDPKDMLRARSLEEQRTYFDKALAPLFDKRMVRWATSKRVSLYGLGIPPAQYEALAGSGSGGMAAVLRERLERLACDFPLSENYFAWQAFGRGYANDEAGPLPPYLRRDHFDGIRARADRVRVVNRSFTDYLAAQEEASVDRYVLLDAQDWMTDAALNALWAEITRTARPGARVVFRTAAEPSLLPGRVVPEILAQWRYDAERSRKLGYMDRSSIYGGFHLYIRDAA; encoded by the coding sequence ATGCTGTCGGGTCAGGCGTCGAACACGAAGTCGGTCAATGCCGGGCGGGGCGCGTTGCTCGGCCGCGCGGTGCATCGCAACAGGGCTCTGTCGGGCGAGGGCGCGCTGGAGCGGCTCTTCACCCTGGCCTTCCAGGGGCTGGTCTATCCGCAGATCTGGGAAGACCCCGAGATCGACATGGACGCGCTGGAGATCGGCCGCGACCACAAGGTGGTGACCATCGCCTCGGGCGGCTGTAACGTTCTCTCTTACCTCACGGCCGATCCGGCCAGCATCACCGCCGTCGACCTCAACCGCGCGCATGTGGCGCTGACCCGGCTGAAGCTCGCCGCGGTCAAGCACCTGCCGGGGCACGAGGCCTTCTACCGCTTCTTCGGCAAGGCGGACGAGAAGGGCAATGTCGAGGCCTATAACCGCTTCCTGCGCGAGCGGCTCGACCCGGAAACCCGCGAATACTGGGAAAAGCGCGGCCTGACCGGGCGCAAGCGCATCACCCTGTTCGCCCGCGACCTCTATCACCACGGGCTGCTCGGCTATTTCATCGGCGCCGGCCATTTCGTCGCTCGCGTCTATGGCATCGACCCCAAGGACATGCTGCGGGCCCGCTCGCTGGAGGAGCAGCGCACCTATTTCGACAAGGCGCTGGCGCCGCTGTTCGACAAGCGGATGGTCCGCTGGGCGACGTCGAAGCGCGTGTCGCTCTACGGGCTCGGCATTCCCCCGGCGCAGTACGAGGCGCTGGCCGGCAGCGGCTCCGGCGGCATGGCGGCGGTGCTGCGCGAGCGGCTGGAGCGGCTGGCCTGCGACTTCCCGCTGTCGGAGAACTATTTTGCCTGGCAGGCCTTCGGCCGCGGCTACGCCAATGACGAGGCCGGCCCGCTGCCGCCCTATCTGCGGCGCGACCATTTCGACGGGATTCGTGCCCGCGCCGACCGGGTGCGCGTGGTCAACCGCTCCTTCACCGACTATCTGGCGGCGCAGGAGGAGGCCAGCGTCGACCGCTACGTCCTGCTCGATGCGCAGGACTGGATGACCGACGCCGCGCTCAACGCCCTGTGGGCGGAGATCACCCGCACGGCCCGTCCGGGCGCGCGCGTCGTCTTCCGCACGGCGGCCGAGCCGAGCCTGCTGCCCGGCCGCGTCGTGCCGGAGATCCTCGCACAGTGGCGCTACGATGCGGAGCGCTCGCGCAAGCTCGGCTACATGGACCGCTCGTCGATCTATGGCGGCTTCCACCTGTATATCCGCGACGCGGCATGA
- a CDS encoding helix-turn-helix domain-containing protein, protein MADNPHIGESFESFLRDEGICEEVTATAIKRTLVMQIEQEMAANNISKSEMARRMKTSASQLARLLDPDNDRIQLDTLIRAAAAVGKGIAVELV, encoded by the coding sequence ATGGCTGACAATCCGCATATCGGCGAAAGCTTCGAGAGCTTCCTTCGCGACGAGGGCATCTGCGAGGAGGTCACGGCAACCGCGATCAAGCGCACGCTGGTGATGCAGATCGAGCAGGAGATGGCCGCAAACAACATCTCCAAGTCCGAGATGGCGCGGCGCATGAAGACCAGCGCCTCGCAGCTCGCCCGCCTGCTCGACCCGGACAACGACCGCATTCAGCTCGACACGCTCATCCGCGCCGCCGCAGCCGTGGGAAAGGGGATTGCGGTGGAGTTGGTGTGA
- a CDS encoding DUF2147 domain-containing protein — protein MTPPRLASLPALAALAGFALLAIVPPALAEEEIFGTWRTPADGTVRVGPCGSAPCGLLVDFPPPPGTTVQSATDVKNRDAAKRDRKLLNVPVIWDIAPGDRDGTWSARVYDPRRGVTANATATLQGDDQLTLRGCVRMVVQFCETEVWRRAN, from the coding sequence ATGACGCCCCCTCGCCTCGCCTCCCTGCCCGCCCTTGCCGCGCTGGCCGGGTTCGCCCTTCTCGCCATCGTGCCGCCGGCGCTCGCCGAGGAGGAGATCTTCGGCACCTGGCGGACGCCGGCCGACGGCACCGTGCGCGTCGGCCCTTGCGGGTCCGCGCCTTGCGGCCTGCTGGTGGACTTTCCCCCGCCGCCGGGCACGACCGTGCAGAGCGCGACGGACGTGAAGAACCGCGACGCCGCCAAGCGGGACCGCAAGCTGCTCAATGTGCCGGTGATCTGGGATATCGCGCCGGGCGACAGGGACGGGACCTGGAGCGCCCGCGTCTACGATCCGCGCCGCGGCGTGACGGCCAATGCGACGGCGACGCTGCAGGGCGACGACCAGCTGACGCTGCGCGGCTGCGTGCGGATGGTGGTGCAATTCTGCGAAACGGAAGTGTGGCGCCGGGCGAACTGA
- a CDS encoding class I SAM-dependent methyltransferase encodes MTVRGDVRTSNGAELMDGIYRWQRHVYDATRKYYLLGRDRLIDELAPPPGGTVLELGCGTARNLVLAARRHPQARFFGLDISAQMLESARGSIRRAGLEDRVSVAQGDATAFDTAALFGVARFDRVFFSYSLSMIPPWREALMAGAGALAPGGRLHLVDFGMMEAWPGLVRAPFRAWLSAFHVAPRAELEAVLATCAQAQGARSQFRRLHGGYAVMGQIEA; translated from the coding sequence ATGACCGTGCGGGGAGACGTGAGGACGTCCAACGGCGCGGAGCTGATGGACGGCATCTACCGCTGGCAGCGGCATGTCTATGATGCGACGCGCAAGTATTACCTGCTCGGCCGCGACCGGCTGATCGACGAGCTCGCCCCGCCGCCGGGCGGCACCGTGCTGGAACTCGGCTGCGGCACGGCGCGCAATCTGGTGCTGGCCGCCCGCCGACACCCGCAGGCGCGGTTCTTCGGCCTCGACATCTCGGCGCAGATGCTGGAGAGCGCCCGCGGCTCGATCCGCCGCGCGGGGCTGGAGGACCGGGTGAGCGTGGCGCAGGGCGATGCGACGGCGTTCGACACGGCGGCGCTGTTCGGCGTTGCGCGCTTCGACCGGGTGTTCTTCTCCTACAGCCTGTCGATGATCCCGCCCTGGCGCGAGGCGCTCATGGCCGGGGCCGGCGCGCTGGCCCCCGGCGGCCGGCTGCATCTGGTCGACTTCGGCATGATGGAGGCCTGGCCGGGCCTGGTGCGCGCGCCGTTCCGTGCCTGGCTGTCCGCCTTCCACGTTGCGCCGCGGGCGGAGCTGGAGGCGGTGCTTGCCACCTGTGCGCAGGCGCAGGGCGCGCGCTCGCAGTTCCGCCGGCTGCATGGCGGCTACGCGGTGATGGGGCAGATCGAGGCCTGA
- a CDS encoding DUF4231 domain-containing protein has product MITPNFEYPALYMSANEASARAQRGFLWIARSEYALLLLISISISFQEKSPNNKNIISTLLLILAGIFVYKVFKKRDQDWYRCRALAESIKTSTWRFCMRAHPYEDADNIEVPKSIFRNMLRQLLASNQTVAQDLDADSSEQCTESMLYVRRLDLDSRINFYIKNRIDDQRKWYAKKSASNKKSLKIWIVITIGVYILAFISLHAGELYFNYIFKLFDPLIVLATSVLGWIQMKRHGELAASYNLAAHEIGIIKGMSADIKTENQFSDFVNEAELAFSREHTQWIARKDAN; this is encoded by the coding sequence TTGATAACGCCAAATTTTGAGTATCCCGCGCTTTACATGAGCGCAAACGAAGCATCAGCTAGAGCCCAAAGAGGTTTTCTTTGGATAGCTCGGTCTGAATATGCCCTGTTACTACTCATAAGCATCTCTATTTCTTTTCAGGAAAAATCTCCGAATAACAAAAATATTATTTCAACATTACTTTTAATTTTGGCGGGAATATTTGTATATAAAGTTTTCAAAAAACGAGATCAAGATTGGTATCGGTGCCGCGCACTTGCCGAGTCAATTAAAACATCAACATGGCGCTTCTGCATGAGGGCACATCCGTACGAGGATGCTGACAATATCGAAGTGCCTAAATCTATTTTCAGGAATATGCTGCGACAATTACTTGCCTCGAATCAAACTGTAGCTCAAGATTTAGATGCTGACTCATCCGAGCAATGCACCGAAAGCATGCTTTACGTACGCCGTTTAGATCTAGACAGCAGAATAAATTTTTATATCAAAAATCGTATTGATGATCAGAGGAAATGGTACGCAAAAAAATCAGCCTCAAATAAAAAATCACTGAAAATATGGATTGTTATTACGATAGGAGTATACATACTTGCTTTTATTTCACTTCATGCAGGTGAATTATATTTTAATTATATTTTTAAATTATTTGATCCGCTTATTGTTCTGGCGACATCAGTATTAGGATGGATCCAAATGAAGCGTCACGGTGAACTCGCTGCCAGTTACAATCTTGCGGCACACGAAATTGGCATTATTAAAGGCATGTCCGCAGATATCAAAACGGAAAACCAGTTCTCTGATTTCGTCAACGAAGCCGAGCTTGCGTTTTCTCGTGAACACACTCAATGGATCGCACGAAAAGATGCAAACTAG
- the gatB gene encoding Asp-tRNA(Asn)/Glu-tRNA(Gln) amidotransferase subunit GatB, with translation MSIVDTRTPDPKKFIKGATGDWEIVIGMEVHAQVTSNAKLFSGASTEFGKDPNANVSLVDAAMPGMLPVINEECVKQAIRTGLGLKAQINLKSVFDRKNYFYPDLPQGYQISQFKQPIVGEGEVLLDMPGGEQVTVGVERLHLEQDAGKSLHDQHPTMSFVDLNRSGVALMEIVSKPDLRCADEAKAYLTKLRTILRYLGTCDGNMDQGSMRADVNVSVRAPGGAFGTRCEIKNVNSIRFVGQAIEYEARRQIGILEDGGSIDQETRLFDPVKGETRSMRSKEEAHDYRYFPDPDLLPLEFDQAYVDALAVGLPELPDDKKARFVADYGLTAYDADILVAEKASADFFEEVAKGRDAKLSANWVINELFGRINKEGLELSESPVSAGQLGGIVDLVVDGTISGKIAKDLFEIVWSEGGEPAEIVEARGMRQVTDLGAIEAEVDKIIAANPDKVEQARAKPGLLGWFVGQVMKATGGKANPQAVNDLLKAKIGIE, from the coding sequence ATGAGCATCGTCGACACCCGCACCCCCGATCCCAAGAAGTTCATCAAGGGCGCCACGGGCGACTGGGAAATCGTGATCGGCATGGAGGTGCATGCCCAGGTCACCTCGAATGCCAAGCTGTTTTCCGGCGCCTCGACCGAGTTCGGCAAGGACCCGAACGCCAATGTCAGCCTCGTCGATGCGGCGATGCCCGGCATGCTGCCGGTGATCAACGAGGAATGCGTCAAGCAGGCGATCCGCACGGGCCTCGGCCTCAAGGCGCAGATCAACCTCAAGTCCGTGTTCGACCGCAAGAACTACTTCTATCCGGACCTGCCGCAGGGCTACCAGATCTCCCAGTTCAAGCAGCCGATCGTCGGCGAGGGCGAGGTCCTGCTCGACATGCCCGGCGGAGAGCAGGTGACGGTGGGTGTCGAGCGGCTGCATCTGGAGCAGGACGCCGGCAAGTCGCTGCACGACCAGCACCCGACCATGTCCTTCGTCGATCTCAACCGCTCGGGCGTCGCGCTGATGGAGATCGTCTCCAAGCCGGACCTGCGCTGCGCCGACGAGGCGAAGGCCTATCTCACCAAGCTGCGCACCATCCTGCGTTACTTGGGCACCTGCGACGGCAACATGGACCAGGGCTCGATGCGCGCCGACGTCAACGTCTCGGTGCGCGCGCCGGGCGGGGCCTTCGGCACGCGCTGCGAGATCAAGAACGTCAACTCCATCCGCTTCGTCGGCCAGGCCATCGAGTATGAGGCCCGCCGCCAGATCGGCATCCTGGAGGACGGCGGCAGCATCGACCAGGAGACGCGCCTGTTCGATCCGGTCAAGGGCGAGACCCGCTCCATGCGCTCCAAGGAGGAGGCGCACGACTACCGCTACTTCCCCGATCCGGATCTGTTGCCGCTGGAATTCGACCAGGCCTATGTCGACGCGCTCGCCGTCGGCCTGCCGGAGCTGCCGGACGACAAGAAGGCGCGCTTCGTCGCCGACTACGGGCTCACCGCCTATGACGCCGACATCCTGGTGGCGGAAAAGGCCTCGGCCGACTTCTTCGAGGAGGTCGCCAAGGGGCGCGACGCCAAGCTCTCGGCCAACTGGGTGATCAACGAGCTGTTCGGCCGGATCAACAAGGAAGGGCTGGAGCTGAGCGAAAGCCCGGTTTCGGCCGGCCAGCTCGGCGGCATCGTCGATCTGGTGGTCGACGGGACGATTTCGGGCAAGATCGCCAAGGACCTGTTCGAGATCGTCTGGAGCGAGGGCGGCGAACCGGCTGAGATCGTCGAGGCGCGCGGCATGCGCCAGGTGACGGATCTCGGCGCCATCGAGGCGGAGGTCGACAAGATCATCGCCGCCAACCCGGACAAGGTCGAGCAGGCCCGCGCCAAGCCCGGCCTTCTCGGCTGGTTCGTCGGCCAGGTGATGAAGGCGACCGGCGGCAAGGCCAACCCGCAGGCGGTCAACGACCTGCTCAAGGCGAAGATCGGCATCGAGTAG
- a CDS encoding helix-turn-helix transcriptional regulator: MHAADLLTHLDRIRRAATAQEVRSRLILATDAYGIDQVMCGLVPTPATPPAEARKSIFFGNWPTGWLERYVARRYVDIDPVIAQVTAADALFDWREARAPADRAPLARLMMEEAREHGLSAGFALPFSGPAGQRGSISLSGARIELDPAGRTTLALLAASAADRAATLLQGDAWRPSSPLTTRERDCVAWAAEGKTEWESAAILGIAPKTVESHLIAARRKLNAANKVHLVAKAFRLGLID; the protein is encoded by the coding sequence TTGCACGCGGCGGACCTGCTGACCCATCTCGACCGCATCCGCCGCGCCGCAACGGCGCAGGAGGTGCGCAGCCGCCTCATCCTTGCAACCGACGCCTATGGCATCGACCAGGTGATGTGCGGCCTCGTACCGACCCCTGCCACTCCGCCGGCCGAGGCGAGGAAATCCATCTTCTTCGGCAACTGGCCGACCGGTTGGCTGGAGCGCTACGTTGCCCGCCGCTATGTCGACATCGACCCGGTGATCGCGCAGGTGACAGCCGCAGACGCATTGTTCGACTGGCGCGAGGCGCGCGCACCGGCAGACAGAGCCCCCCTTGCCCGGCTGATGATGGAGGAAGCGCGCGAGCACGGGCTGTCCGCCGGCTTCGCCCTGCCGTTTTCCGGCCCTGCGGGCCAACGCGGCAGCATTTCGCTGAGCGGCGCGCGTATCGAGCTGGACCCGGCCGGCCGGACGACGCTCGCCCTCTTGGCGGCCAGCGCGGCGGACCGGGCCGCCACCCTGCTGCAGGGGGACGCCTGGCGCCCCTCCTCCCCCTTGACGACACGCGAGCGGGATTGCGTGGCCTGGGCGGCGGAGGGGAAAACCGAATGGGAGAGCGCCGCCATTCTCGGCATCGCGCCGAAGACCGTGGAAAGCCACCTCATCGCCGCACGGCGCAAGCTGAACGCCGCGAACAAGGTGCACCTGGTCGCCAAGGCCTTCCGCCTCGGCCTGATCGACTGA
- a CDS encoding GNAT family N-acetyltransferase — MGKGGMFETELQGLDIQPATEDDLAACAALMSANAAGARVGQEAADLAPYLAAFRRMVAGGATVLHVARLPGMEAGRIAGMFEFTVIDGLSFGGRPRAQVESVHVDPELRGRGIGRAMMRFAEARARECGCVLLQLTSNRERKGAHDFYQALGYQPSHVGYKLML, encoded by the coding sequence ATGGGTAAGGGCGGGATGTTCGAGACGGAGCTGCAGGGGCTCGACATCCAGCCTGCGACCGAGGACGACCTTGCCGCCTGCGCCGCCTTGATGAGCGCCAATGCGGCCGGCGCGCGTGTCGGGCAGGAGGCGGCCGATCTGGCGCCCTATCTCGCCGCGTTCCGCCGCATGGTGGCGGGCGGGGCGACCGTGCTGCATGTGGCGCGCCTGCCGGGCATGGAGGCGGGGCGCATCGCCGGCATGTTCGAGTTCACGGTCATCGACGGGCTGTCCTTCGGTGGGCGCCCGCGCGCCCAGGTGGAGAGCGTGCATGTGGACCCGGAGCTGCGCGGGCGCGGCATCGGCCGGGCGATGATGCGCTTTGCCGAGGCGCGGGCGCGCGAGTGCGGCTGCGTGCTGCTGCAGCTCACCTCCAACCGCGAGCGGAAGGGCGCGCACGATTTCTACCAGGCGCTCGGCTATCAGCCCTCGCATGTCGGCTACAAGCTGATGCTGTGA
- a CDS encoding TIR domain-containing protein, translating into MTKRLFISHSWSYSERYNSMVALLNKRPYFEWTNYSVPENKAFIGLNAAGLKEQLRRQIRPVQCVVIIGGMWTNHSDWIQFEMDFAREIQKPILGVRPRSAKVMPAAVIQASDKVVNWNSDSIVQGIREIS; encoded by the coding sequence ATGACAAAGCGACTCTTCATTAGCCATTCTTGGTCTTATAGTGAACGCTATAATTCGATGGTGGCACTCCTGAATAAACGACCATATTTCGAATGGACAAACTACTCTGTACCTGAAAACAAAGCATTCATCGGCTTAAACGCAGCAGGACTAAAGGAACAGCTCCGAAGGCAGATTCGCCCCGTTCAATGTGTTGTAATAATTGGCGGGATGTGGACCAATCATAGCGATTGGATTCAGTTCGAAATGGATTTTGCTCGCGAAATTCAGAAGCCAATTCTAGGTGTAAGGCCTCGTTCAGCCAAGGTCATGCCAGCGGCGGTTATTCAAGCTTCAGATAAAGTTGTGAATTGGAACTCTGACTCCATCGTACAAGGCATAAGAGAGATCTCTTGA